A portion of the Sulfurospirillum diekertiae genome contains these proteins:
- a CDS encoding replicative DNA helicase produces MNNLHNVNIERSVLSSILFNPATFEDIAAVISAKDFYLPSHRYIYEAMEACEREDLPIDEEFIKKKLNQLGRFDEDAMLEILSTNPLPATKAYVEEIREKAIKRELVQLTSDIKEIAVEKDLPSNEVVDLVQQKLYQITQENGSKEFRESPEMTHATIAHIHEMKKRGNSGVIGVDTGFAELNRLTSGFGEGDLVIVAARPAMGKTAFCLNLAQNALDHSRGVAIFSLEMPAEQLMLRMLSAKTSIPLQKLKVGDMSDEQWGRLTSAADEMSKRKFFVDDNGSVDIHKVRAKLRKLKSQHPEISMAIIDYLQLMNSAGNKDRHLEVSDISRGLKLLARELNIPIIALSQLNRGLESRSDKRPMLSDLRESGAIEQDADMILFVYRDDVYRIREEKEKEQKARTEGKEYKSNFFEKPEELAEVIVGKNRNGPVGVANLVFQKACTRFVDGGGKIPIEIVYKEASLDTKEAKISMPAL; encoded by the coding sequence ATGAACAATCTGCACAATGTCAATATAGAGCGTTCGGTTTTAAGCTCGATTTTATTTAATCCAGCAACGTTTGAAGATATTGCTGCTGTTATATCTGCGAAAGATTTTTATCTACCCAGCCATCGTTATATTTACGAAGCGATGGAGGCATGCGAGCGTGAAGATCTACCGATTGATGAGGAATTTATCAAGAAAAAGCTCAATCAGTTAGGTCGTTTTGATGAAGATGCGATGTTGGAAATTCTCTCTACAAATCCTCTTCCTGCCACCAAAGCGTATGTCGAAGAGATTCGTGAAAAAGCAATCAAACGTGAGTTGGTGCAACTCACCAGTGACATCAAAGAGATTGCCGTTGAGAAAGATTTACCTTCGAATGAAGTGGTGGATCTGGTACAACAAAAGCTCTATCAGATTACACAAGAGAATGGAAGTAAAGAGTTTCGTGAATCGCCTGAAATGACGCATGCGACCATCGCGCACATTCATGAGATGAAAAAGCGTGGCAATTCAGGAGTCATAGGTGTCGATACAGGGTTTGCTGAGCTCAATCGTCTCACCTCTGGTTTTGGAGAGGGTGACCTTGTTATCGTTGCGGCGCGTCCTGCAATGGGTAAAACAGCATTTTGTCTTAACTTGGCACAAAATGCACTCGATCACAGTCGTGGTGTTGCGATCTTTTCACTCGAAATGCCAGCAGAGCAGTTGATGCTGAGGATGCTAAGTGCTAAAACCTCTATACCGCTTCAAAAGCTCAAAGTAGGTGATATGAGTGATGAGCAGTGGGGAAGACTTACGAGTGCGGCTGATGAGATGAGCAAGCGCAAATTTTTTGTGGACGATAACGGCTCTGTGGATATTCATAAAGTGCGCGCAAAGCTTCGTAAACTTAAAAGCCAACATCCTGAAATATCGATGGCGATTATTGACTACTTGCAGTTGATGAACTCAGCGGGCAATAAAGATCGTCACTTAGAAGTCAGTGATATTAGCCGTGGATTAAAGCTTTTAGCACGTGAATTGAACATTCCAATTATCGCCCTTTCTCAGTTAAACCGTGGACTTGAAAGTAGGAGTGATAAACGCCCAATGCTGAGCGATCTAAGAGAATCGGGTGCGATTGAGCAAGATGCCGATATGATCTTGTTTGTTTACCGCGATGATGTCTACCGCATTCGTGAAGAGAAAGAAAAAGAGCAAAAAGCACGAACAGAAGGTAAAGAGTACAAGAGTAACTTCTTTGAAAAACCTGAAGAGCTTGCCGAAGTCATTGTGGGTAAAAACAGAAATGGACCAGTAGGTGTTGCCAATCTTGTTTTCCAAAAAGCGTGTACGCGCTTTGTCGATGGCGGTGGCAAAATACCAATTGAAATTGTCTATAAAGAAGCCAG
- the ispG gene encoding flavodoxin-dependent (E)-4-hydroxy-3-methylbut-2-enyl-diphosphate synthase gives MIKRYPTKQIFVGNVPIGGNAKIPVQSMTFSKTHDVEATVEQIRRLHFAGCDIVRVAVPDYDDAHALKAIKERSTLPIVADIHFNYRLALIAAEVVDCIRINPGNIGNKDRVKEVVKACNERKIPIRIGVNSGSLEKEFDEKYGPTAKGMVESALYNIKYLEDLGFTNMKVSLKASDVARTVEAYRMLRPLVEYPFHLGVTEAGTLFHSTIKSSIALGSLLLDGIGDTMRVSITGELEEEIKVGRAILKDSGVEAEGINIISCPTCGRLEANLVNAVAEVERRTKHIKVPLNISVMGCVVNAIGEAKHADVAIAFGKGQGLVMVKGEVIAKLKEEDLVDKFLEAVELAAKEYKA, from the coding sequence ATGATAAAACGATACCCAACCAAACAAATTTTTGTCGGCAATGTGCCCATCGGTGGCAATGCCAAAATACCTGTCCAATCGATGACCTTTTCAAAAACCCATGATGTGGAAGCAACTGTAGAGCAAATTAGACGGCTTCATTTTGCAGGATGTGACATAGTGCGTGTGGCAGTGCCTGATTACGATGATGCCCATGCCCTTAAAGCGATTAAAGAGCGCTCCACGTTACCTATCGTTGCAGACATTCACTTTAATTACCGTTTGGCACTGATCGCTGCGGAAGTGGTCGATTGTATTCGCATCAACCCTGGCAATATTGGCAACAAAGATCGCGTTAAAGAGGTCGTTAAAGCGTGCAATGAGCGAAAAATCCCCATTCGTATTGGCGTGAATAGCGGAAGTTTAGAAAAAGAGTTTGATGAAAAGTATGGACCTACCGCAAAAGGTATGGTCGAATCGGCACTGTATAACATCAAATACCTTGAGGATTTGGGCTTTACCAATATGAAAGTCTCTTTAAAAGCAAGTGATGTTGCGCGTACCGTTGAAGCGTACCGTATGCTTCGCCCTTTAGTGGAGTATCCGTTTCATCTTGGTGTTACGGAAGCGGGAACGTTGTTTCACTCTACGATCAAATCTTCCATTGCTTTAGGGTCACTTTTGCTTGATGGCATCGGCGATACGATGCGTGTTTCTATTACAGGAGAGCTTGAAGAAGAGATCAAAGTCGGACGTGCTATTTTGAAAGATAGCGGTGTAGAAGCGGAAGGTATCAATATCATTTCATGCCCAACCTGCGGACGTTTAGAAGCCAATCTTGTCAATGCTGTCGCCGAAGTTGAGCGTCGTACAAAGCACATCAAAGTCCCTCTGAATATCTCAGTCATGGGTTGTGTGGTCAATGCCATTGGCGAAGCCAAGCATGCCGATGTCGCCATTGCTTTTGGAAAAGGGCAAGGACTAGTCATGGTCAAAGGCGAAGTCATTGCAAAACTCAAAGAAGAAGACCTTGTCGATAAATTTTTAGAAGCCGTTGAGCTTGCCGCCAAGGAGTATAAAGCATGA
- a CDS encoding primosomal protein N' codes for MFYYHIALLKSPLSPLTYQSEQSLPLGAVVEVILSKRTTHGVVVDEVEKPSFECEAISFTCKTFYLSKTLELARFIAEYYVCSLGEALSLFVPYTHNALHVNEKIAIDITLSTEQQKAYDFIEAHPMSLLFGDTGSGKTEIYMKLFEQTINEGKQAIFLLPEIGLTPQMKNRLKHHFGTHVAIWHSKISAKKKEQILSDLAEGKISIIAGTRSALFLPLEHLGLIVVDEEHDESYKSGNRPRYNAKDLALLFGQKLGCKVLLGSATPTLTSFHKIPTFRLKGTFFESQSYIMYDDGEHGLSFRMTQAIQKALDAHKQVIVFLPTRANFKYITCKNCGANVECPFCSVGMSLHHNMNALKCHYCNYTEVIPKVCPKCGCEEIVATRMGTAEVSQKLSEHFSEHVVQQFDRDEVRTEKKLSEILSDFNEHKIDIMVGTQMLSKGHDYHGVGLAVILGVDALLGMNDFRSREKTLALVLQIAGRAGRKGYGEVLIQSKNGDFFKQYLGDFEQFLKDELMFRKGLYPPFKKMLRLMSSHVKDEKAKALIDQVALIAQSFPQVEVVGFGKANISKIANKYRYELLARSDSSKALLEFAHAVKLLHVEADIDPLSFS; via the coding sequence GTGTTTTACTACCATATTGCTCTTTTAAAATCCCCGCTTTCGCCTTTAACCTATCAGTCGGAGCAGTCGCTTCCTTTAGGGGCTGTCGTTGAAGTCATACTTTCCAAACGAACTACGCACGGTGTGGTGGTTGATGAGGTTGAAAAACCTTCTTTTGAGTGTGAAGCTATTTCTTTTACATGTAAAACCTTTTACCTTTCCAAAACACTTGAACTCGCTCGTTTTATCGCCGAGTATTATGTCTGTTCACTCGGTGAAGCACTAAGCCTTTTTGTACCGTATACTCACAATGCTTTACATGTAAACGAAAAAATTGCGATAGATATAACACTTTCCACTGAACAACAAAAAGCATATGATTTTATTGAAGCGCATCCTATGTCACTGCTTTTTGGCGATACGGGAAGTGGTAAAACCGAAATCTATATGAAACTCTTTGAACAGACCATCAATGAGGGCAAACAAGCCATCTTTTTGCTTCCAGAAATCGGGTTGACACCTCAGATGAAAAACCGTTTGAAGCATCATTTTGGAACGCACGTTGCCATTTGGCATTCCAAAATCAGCGCAAAGAAAAAAGAGCAGATACTGAGCGACCTAGCAGAGGGCAAAATTTCCATCATTGCAGGTACACGTTCAGCGCTTTTCTTGCCATTAGAACACTTAGGGTTGATTGTTGTGGATGAAGAGCATGATGAAAGCTACAAGTCAGGCAATCGTCCTCGCTACAATGCAAAAGATTTGGCACTTCTTTTTGGACAAAAGCTGGGCTGTAAAGTGCTTTTAGGCTCTGCGACTCCGACATTAACGAGCTTTCATAAGATTCCAACTTTTAGACTTAAGGGCACTTTTTTTGAGTCTCAAAGTTACATCATGTACGATGATGGTGAGCATGGACTTAGTTTTAGGATGACGCAAGCGATTCAAAAAGCGCTCGATGCACACAAGCAAGTCATCGTCTTTTTACCGACACGCGCGAACTTTAAGTACATTACATGTAAAAACTGTGGCGCGAATGTCGAGTGTCCGTTTTGCAGTGTGGGAATGAGTCTTCACCATAATATGAACGCGCTCAAATGTCACTACTGCAACTACACCGAAGTCATTCCTAAAGTTTGTCCGAAATGTGGGTGTGAAGAGATTGTCGCAACACGCATGGGAACGGCGGAAGTGAGTCAAAAGCTTAGCGAGCATTTTTCTGAGCATGTTGTGCAACAGTTTGACCGTGATGAAGTACGAACAGAAAAAAAACTTTCTGAGATTTTAAGTGATTTTAACGAGCATAAAATCGACATTATGGTGGGAACTCAGATGCTCTCAAAAGGGCATGATTACCACGGTGTGGGACTTGCCGTCATTCTTGGGGTTGATGCACTTTTGGGTATGAATGATTTTAGATCACGTGAAAAAACACTTGCCTTAGTGTTACAAATCGCAGGTCGAGCTGGGCGAAAAGGGTACGGTGAAGTGCTGATACAAAGTAAAAACGGTGATTTTTTCAAGCAGTATTTGGGTGATTTTGAGCAGTTTTTAAAGGATGAATTGATGTTTCGAAAAGGACTTTATCCACCTTTTAAAAAGATGCTCAGACTCATGAGTTCTCATGTCAAAGATGAAAAAGCCAAAGCGTTGATCGACCAAGTCGCTCTCATCGCACAAAGCTTCCCGCAGGTCGAAGTGGTGGGCTTTGGCAAAGCGAACATCTCCAAAATCGCGAATAAATACCGCTATGAACTCTTAGCCCGCAGTGATTCTAGCAAAGCGTTACTGGAATTTGCACATGCTGTGAAACTCTTACATGTTGAAGCGGATATCGATCCGTTATCTTTTTCTTAA
- a CDS encoding type II secretion system protein produces the protein MKKAFTMIELIFVMVILGILTAIAIPRFAGVREDAVISKGKAEVATIRAGIALLKSQRLLEGNTTLPPNLDAATADTPGAPLFNGGTYGNVLSSPLYAKETGKDNGWTKTDDTTYKYYISGTPIPFTYSTTAGTFDCNASAASTGTNCKYLTR, from the coding sequence GTGAAAAAAGCTTTTACGATGATAGAACTTATTTTTGTAATGGTTATTTTAGGAATCCTTACTGCAATTGCTATTCCAAGATTTGCTGGTGTACGTGAAGATGCTGTTATTTCTAAAGGAAAAGCTGAAGTTGCAACAATCCGTGCGGGCATTGCTCTTTTAAAATCTCAACGATTGTTAGAAGGCAATACAACACTTCCTCCAAATCTTGATGCTGCTACTGCCGATACTCCTGGTGCGCCACTGTTCAATGGTGGAACGTATGGCAATGTTCTCTCTTCTCCCCTTTATGCTAAAGAAACTGGTAAAGATAACGGTTGGACAAAAACAGATGATACAACGTATAAATATTATATTAGTGGTACACCTATTCCCTTTACCTATAGTACAACAGCAGGTACATTTGATTGCAATGCTAGTGCTGCTTCAACGGGTACAAATTGTAAATATTTAACGCGATAG
- a CDS encoding type II secretion system protein yields the protein MKKGFTMIELIFVIVILGILAAVALPRLTGTVTDAKVGTAEAFIGTLNRTVAPSMWSRSMRDSNGSINGSTAGAANTFNLSDYTEIPKGFVMDLTKCKNTGDGNGTSAGTYGSPALPVEETIYCRDGNSTSAPMFGFTKDLNVSVQKN from the coding sequence ATGAAAAAAGGTTTCACGATGATCGAATTGATCTTCGTCATTGTTATTTTAGGTATTTTAGCGGCAGTGGCTTTGCCAAGATTGACAGGTACGGTCACAGATGCAAAAGTTGGTACAGCTGAAGCATTTATCGGTACACTTAATAGAACCGTTGCTCCATCTATGTGGTCACGTTCTATGAGAGATAGCAATGGATCAATTAACGGTAGTACTGCAGGCGCTGCAAATACCTTTAATCTTTCTGACTATACAGAGATTCCAAAAGGCTTTGTTATGGATCTGACGAAATGTAAAAACACAGGTGATGGTAACGGAACAAGTGCAGGTACTTATGGTTCTCCAGCACTACCAGTTGAAGAAACAATTTATTGTCGTGATGGAAACTCAACTTCTGCTCCAATGTTTGGATTTACTAAAGACTTAAATGTCTCTGTACAAAAGAACTAA
- a CDS encoding ABC transporter — MFEEERNISTLSQKITELLEKYKDLLAQNEALRQEVVKAKALAEAKNVQIAKLEQDLIHKDVNSDDLLSKIEAVLGK, encoded by the coding sequence ATGTTTGAAGAAGAGAGAAACATTAGCACATTAAGCCAAAAGATAACGGAACTTTTGGAAAAATACAAAGATCTTCTGGCGCAAAATGAAGCCCTACGTCAAGAAGTGGTCAAAGCCAAAGCGTTGGCAGAAGCTAAAAATGTTCAGATTGCAAAATTGGAGCAAGACTTGATTCATAAAGATGTCAATTCTGATGATTTGCTCAGCAAAATCGAAGCTGTGCTTGGAAAATGA
- the uvrB gene encoding excinuclease ABC subunit UvrB codes for MSEFYLESPYQPSGDQPQAIDKLVSSIQKGSRYQTLIGVTGSGKTYTMAQIIQKLKMPTLIMTHNKTLAAQLYSEFKGFFPKNHVEYFISYYDYYQPEAYIPRSDLFIEKDSSINEELERLRLSATASLLSFDDVICVASVSANYGLGDPNEYKEMVLVIEKGESFNQKKLLLRLVDMGYKRNDTFFDRGCFRVSGDVIDIYPAYSEEEAIRVEFFGDEVESINYFEVFLNKKLQNLNKVVIYAANQFIVGHERLQKAIKSIEQELDERLEYFKKEDKLVEYQRLKQRVEFDLEMLQSTGACKGVENYARYLTGIEPGATPYSLFDYYESMNKEYLVIVDESHVSLPQFRGMFAGDRSRKEVLVEYGFRLPSALDNRPLMFDEFINKAPRYLFVSATPKELELGLSGDNTAEQIIRPTGLLDPEVEILSSKNQVETLFDKIKEVIAKDEKVLVTVLTKKMAEELTRYYADLGIKIRYMHSDIDAIERNQIIRSLRVGEFDVLVGINLLREGLDLPEVSLVAILDADKEGFLRSETSLIQTMGRAARNLNGRVIMFAEKITDSMQKAIETTLRRRAIQETYNQEHNITPTSTTRKMDENLKLEEHADIYNMFDKKEKIPPSEKKKIIAELTKSMHEAAKILEFEKAAKLRDQIEKLKKM; via the coding sequence ATGAGCGAATTTTATTTAGAAAGTCCCTATCAGCCATCAGGCGATCAACCGCAAGCCATCGATAAACTCGTCTCTTCCATCCAAAAAGGAAGTCGTTACCAAACATTGATTGGTGTGACGGGCAGTGGTAAAACCTATACAATGGCACAGATCATTCAAAAACTTAAGATGCCAACCCTCATCATGACGCACAACAAAACCCTTGCCGCGCAACTTTACAGCGAATTTAAGGGCTTTTTTCCTAAAAATCATGTGGAGTATTTTATCAGCTATTACGACTACTATCAACCTGAGGCGTATATTCCAAGAAGTGATCTTTTCATCGAAAAAGACAGTTCTATCAACGAAGAGTTAGAGCGTTTGCGTCTCAGTGCCACCGCATCACTGCTTAGTTTTGATGATGTTATCTGTGTCGCTTCCGTTTCAGCTAACTACGGCTTGGGCGATCCGAATGAATACAAAGAGATGGTGCTCGTCATCGAAAAGGGTGAAAGTTTCAACCAAAAGAAGCTTCTCTTACGTCTTGTCGACATGGGCTATAAACGCAATGACACTTTTTTTGATCGCGGTTGTTTTAGGGTCAGTGGCGATGTCATCGACATTTACCCTGCATACAGTGAAGAAGAGGCGATTCGCGTGGAGTTTTTTGGCGATGAAGTGGAGAGCATCAACTACTTTGAAGTCTTTCTCAACAAAAAACTGCAAAACCTAAACAAAGTCGTCATTTATGCCGCGAACCAGTTCATCGTCGGACACGAAAGGCTTCAAAAAGCAATCAAATCCATCGAGCAAGAGCTAGATGAGAGGCTTGAATACTTCAAAAAAGAGGACAAGCTGGTCGAGTACCAACGACTCAAACAACGTGTCGAGTTTGACCTTGAGATGCTTCAAAGCACGGGAGCGTGTAAAGGGGTTGAAAACTATGCGCGTTACCTTACAGGCATTGAGCCAGGAGCTACGCCCTATTCACTGTTTGATTACTATGAGTCGATGAATAAAGAGTACCTTGTCATTGTCGATGAATCTCACGTCAGCCTTCCGCAATTTCGGGGTATGTTTGCGGGTGATCGTAGTCGTAAAGAAGTGCTTGTCGAGTACGGTTTTAGGCTTCCAAGTGCCTTGGATAACCGTCCTTTGATGTTTGATGAGTTTATCAACAAAGCACCACGCTATCTGTTTGTCAGCGCAACACCTAAAGAGTTGGAATTGGGGCTGAGTGGTGACAATACCGCAGAGCAGATCATACGCCCAACAGGTTTGCTTGATCCAGAAGTCGAAATCTTAAGCAGTAAAAACCAAGTCGAAACCCTTTTTGATAAGATCAAAGAAGTGATCGCCAAAGATGAAAAAGTCCTTGTGACAGTGCTTACGAAAAAGATGGCAGAAGAGCTAACACGCTACTACGCCGACCTTGGTATCAAAATAAGATACATGCACTCGGACATTGACGCGATTGAGCGCAACCAAATCATTCGCTCTTTGCGTGTGGGCGAGTTTGACGTTCTCGTGGGCATTAACCTCCTTCGTGAAGGGCTTGATTTGCCTGAAGTTTCACTTGTAGCCATCTTGGATGCCGACAAAGAGGGATTTTTACGTTCCGAAACGAGTCTGATTCAAACGATGGGTCGTGCGGCGCGCAATCTTAATGGTAGAGTCATTATGTTTGCCGAAAAGATCACAGACTCGATGCAAAAAGCGATTGAAACGACGCTCAGACGCCGTGCCATTCAAGAGACCTACAATCAAGAACACAACATCACGCCAACCAGTACCACACGTAAAATGGATGAAAACTTAAAGCTTGAAGAACATGCCGACATCTACAATATGTTTGATAAGAAAGAGAAGATTCCACCGAGTGAAAAGAAGAAAATTATTGCGGAATTGACCAAGTCCATGCATGAAGCGGCGAAGATTTTGGAGTTTGAAAAAGCAGCGAAATTACGCGATCAAATTGAAAAATTGAAAAAGATGTAA
- a CDS encoding putative metalloprotease CJM1_0395 family protein, giving the protein MLTHPLHLQKLRHLLHLKKKDENTTDLTASQRALIAELQAIDTSVRAHESAHIAAGGGVIRSAAVFTYEQAPDKRLYAIGGEVGIDTSEAPTPDETVTKMQTVRAAALAPSDPSATDYQVAATASMLQMMARLEVARLKQAALVAKPNESYQSSNNENSTSLFSNYA; this is encoded by the coding sequence TTGCTAACACACCCACTTCATCTTCAAAAACTACGACATCTTCTTCATCTCAAAAAAAAAGACGAAAATACTACTGACCTTACAGCTTCACAGCGTGCATTAATTGCTGAGCTGCAAGCGATTGATACTTCAGTACGAGCCCATGAGAGTGCTCATATTGCCGCTGGCGGCGGTGTTATTCGTAGTGCTGCTGTTTTTACCTATGAACAAGCTCCCGATAAAAGGCTCTATGCCATAGGAGGAGAAGTTGGCATCGATACTTCAGAAGCTCCTACACCTGATGAAACTGTCACAAAAATGCAAACAGTACGAGCGGCTGCGCTTGCTCCCAGTGACCCAAGTGCGACTGATTACCAAGTAGCTGCAACGGCTTCAATGCTTCAAATGATGGCAAGACTTGAAGTTGCGCGTCTTAAACAAGCGGCACTTGTAGCCAAACCCAATGAGAGCTATCAAAGCTCAAATAACGAAAATTCTACCTCTCTTTTCTCAAATTACGCCTAA
- a CDS encoding RNA degradosome polyphosphate kinase: MLDLNDSSLYLNRELSWLKFNTRVLTQSLKKELPLFERLKFLAIYATNLDEFYMIRVAGLKQLFSAGVIETGADQKTPLDQLREIRTYLSSEKEIIQSSYEEIVKDLEKENLFITDYDNLTPSLAKLSDDYFFSNVLPVIVPIAVNATHPFPHLNNLSFSLAVKLQDSEIEEEGNYKYGMIRIPRVLPRFFQAGDNTYVPIETIVKKHAEEIFPGYKLVASAAFRVTRNADMVIEEEEADDFMMIMEQGLKLRRKGAFVRLNIQDGTDPDLLNFLNSHMQIFFKDIYAYKIPLNLGALWQIVGNKDFSHLALPPYNPKTLPPFDSNESVFKVIDKGDVLLFHPYESFDPVLRLIREASKDPKVVSIRMTLYRVEKNSQIVQALIDAANEGKQVTAVVELKARFDEENNLHWAKALEQAGAHVVYGITGFKVHAKIAQVIRQEEDGKLKFYMHFSTGNYNGATAKVYTDTSFFTCKEDFAKDGTMFFHILSGFSKHKKLDTLSMSPTQIKPKIISLIHNEAKYGAEGRIIAKMNSLVDSDVIQALYYASMQGVQIDIIARGICCLRPNVQGISENIRVKSIIGKYLEHARIFYFKHGDPTTTFISSADWMPRNLERRLELMTPIFDKTLQQKLFEILQLQLNDNVLSWNLENNGDYTEVEPTEERAINNHTVLEDYMNKIYKAQKKDTSSHKAEKLARRLFKES; the protein is encoded by the coding sequence GTGCTTGATTTAAATGACTCTAGCCTGTATCTTAACCGTGAGCTTTCATGGCTCAAATTTAACACCAGAGTCCTCACCCAATCATTAAAAAAAGAGTTACCCCTTTTTGAGCGACTCAAATTTTTAGCCATTTATGCCACCAACCTTGATGAATTTTATATGATCCGTGTTGCAGGGCTTAAACAACTTTTTAGTGCCGGTGTCATTGAAACAGGGGCTGACCAAAAAACGCCTTTGGACCAACTCCGAGAAATCAGAACTTACCTTTCGAGTGAAAAAGAGATTATTCAAAGCAGTTATGAAGAGATTGTCAAAGACCTTGAAAAAGAGAATCTTTTTATTACTGATTATGACAATTTGACGCCTTCATTGGCAAAGCTATCGGATGACTATTTCTTTTCAAATGTCTTACCTGTCATCGTTCCAATTGCCGTGAATGCCACACACCCTTTTCCACACCTCAACAACCTTAGTTTTTCTCTTGCTGTGAAACTTCAAGACAGTGAGATCGAAGAAGAAGGCAATTATAAATACGGAATGATTCGCATTCCTCGTGTGCTTCCACGCTTTTTCCAAGCGGGAGACAATACGTATGTGCCGATTGAAACGATTGTTAAGAAACATGCTGAAGAGATTTTCCCTGGCTATAAACTGGTCGCATCTGCTGCGTTTAGAGTTACTCGAAATGCCGATATGGTGATTGAAGAAGAGGAAGCGGATGATTTTATGATGATCATGGAGCAAGGGTTAAAACTGCGCCGTAAAGGAGCATTTGTACGTCTGAATATTCAAGATGGCACCGATCCTGATCTGCTCAATTTTCTCAATTCACATATGCAGATTTTCTTTAAAGACATTTATGCCTATAAAATTCCCCTTAACCTTGGTGCATTGTGGCAAATTGTGGGCAATAAAGACTTTTCACATCTTGCCTTGCCTCCTTACAACCCAAAAACCTTGCCTCCGTTTGATAGCAATGAGTCTGTCTTTAAAGTGATCGACAAAGGCGATGTATTGCTTTTTCATCCGTATGAAAGTTTTGACCCTGTTCTACGCCTCATTCGTGAAGCATCTAAAGATCCAAAAGTGGTCTCTATTCGTATGACGCTCTACCGTGTGGAAAAAAATTCCCAAATTGTCCAAGCGTTGATTGATGCTGCCAATGAAGGTAAACAAGTTACTGCCGTGGTAGAACTTAAAGCGCGTTTTGATGAAGAGAACAACCTCCATTGGGCAAAAGCGCTTGAACAAGCAGGCGCACACGTGGTGTACGGCATCACTGGTTTTAAGGTGCATGCGAAAATCGCCCAAGTCATTCGTCAAGAAGAAGATGGCAAGCTTAAATTTTACATGCACTTTAGCACGGGCAACTACAACGGCGCTACCGCAAAGGTTTACACCGACACCAGCTTCTTTACATGTAAAGAGGATTTTGCCAAAGACGGTACGATGTTTTTCCATATTTTATCAGGCTTTTCCAAACATAAAAAACTTGACACGCTTTCCATGTCACCGACACAAATCAAGCCTAAAATCATTAGCCTCATTCACAATGAAGCCAAATACGGAGCAGAAGGACGCATTATTGCTAAAATGAACTCGTTGGTTGATTCGGATGTAATTCAAGCCCTTTACTACGCTTCAATGCAAGGCGTTCAGATTGACATTATTGCTCGCGGTATTTGTTGTTTACGTCCAAATGTTCAAGGAATCAGTGAAAATATCCGTGTCAAATCTATTATTGGAAAATACCTAGAGCATGCGCGTATTTTCTACTTTAAACATGGTGATCCAACCACTACCTTTATCTCCAGTGCTGATTGGATGCCAAGGAACCTTGAGCGACGATTGGAGCTTATGACACCAATTTTTGATAAGACATTACAACAAAAACTGTTTGAAATTTTACAACTCCAACTCAATGACAACGTACTTAGTTGGAATTTAGAAAACAATGGTGACTACACTGAGGTTGAGCCAACCGAAGAGCGTGCGATTAACAACCACACCGTGCTGGAAGACTATATGAATAAAATCTACAAAGCACAAAAGAAAGATACCAGCTCGCATAAAGCTGAAAAATTAGCGCGTCGTTTGTTTAAAGAGAGCTAA
- a CDS encoding gamma carbonic anhydrase family protein, whose amino-acid sequence MIMEFQGLSPRIASDVFVAPSADIIGDVTIAEESSVWFGCVIRGDVNSITIGRRTSIQDLSMIHVTHFKKADRSDGFTTTIGNDVTIAHRVMLHGCTIEDACLIGMSATILDGAIIGKESIVGANSLVTKNKVFPPRSLIMGNPAKIIRELSDEEVASLYHSADNYVKFKAMYL is encoded by the coding sequence ATGATTATGGAGTTTCAAGGCTTATCACCTCGCATCGCTTCAGATGTGTTTGTGGCACCCAGTGCGGATATTATCGGCGATGTAACTATCGCTGAGGAAAGCTCCGTCTGGTTTGGCTGCGTCATTAGAGGCGATGTGAACTCCATCACAATCGGCAGACGAACGTCGATTCAAGACCTTAGCATGATTCATGTCACGCACTTTAAGAAAGCCGATCGCAGTGATGGATTTACAACAACGATCGGCAATGATGTTACCATAGCGCATCGCGTGATGCTTCATGGCTGCACCATCGAGGATGCTTGCTTAATCGGAATGAGTGCAACGATACTGGATGGTGCAATTATTGGCAAAGAGTCTATTGTTGGAGCCAATTCATTGGTCACTAAAAACAAAGTGTTCCCACCGCGTTCACTCATTATGGGAAATCCTGCAAAAATCATACGTGAACTCAGTGATGAAGAGGTCGCATCGCTTTACCATTCAGCCGATAATTACGTCAAATTTAAAGCGATGTATCTGTAG